The Vicia villosa cultivar HV-30 ecotype Madison, WI linkage group LG1, Vvil1.0, whole genome shotgun sequence genome includes a region encoding these proteins:
- the LOC131613906 gene encoding GDSL esterase/lipase At5g03610-like, whose amino-acid sequence MAKQIAMTLLPLLLLLLFTSITEMVEGTKKTHGVTDSNNSVKLFVFGDSYVDTGNFLDSPAYRPPYGMTYPGTPAGRFSDGRVLSDYIASFLKIETPTPYSLKNSSNLQYGINFAHGGVGIFETLTKGPNMTVQIDSLENLIKQNVYTKQDLESSVALVAVSGNDYTAFIANNKSITEIKSFTETLIKQLTINVERIHNLGVNKVAIGLLEPIGCLPQITVVTFHLSCVAPLNSVAQNHNEVLLQTVKQLNQQVGKSVFVTLDLYNAFLSTIEMMQENQDENLKLLNPLLKPCCNGDGFKNSCGVVDDKGEKKYSLCDEPEASFFWDYVHPSQNGWNSVYQQLQSSLGQLIEKINI is encoded by the exons ATGGCAAAGCAAATCGCAATGACGCTTCTCCctttacttcttcttcttctttttacttCAATAACAG AAATGGTGGAAGGGACTAAGAAAACACATGGAGTAACTGACAGCAACAACTCTGTAAAATTGTTTGTATTTGGAGACTCGTATGTTGACACAGGCAATTTCTTGGATTCACCAGCGTACAGACCTCCTTATGGAATGACATATCCTGGTACACCTGCTGGAAGATTCTCCGATGGTCGCGTCCTCTCTGATTACATTG CCTCATTTCTGAAAATTGAAACCCCTACACCATActctttgaagaattcctcaAACCTACAGTATGGAATCAACTTTGCTCATGGAGGGGTTGGTATTTTCGAAACATTAACTAAAGGACCAAACATGACTGTCCAAATTGACTCACTCGAGAATCTAATCAAACAAAATGTTTATACCAAACAAGACCTTGAATCTTCGGTCGCCCTTGTAGCCGTTTCTGGAAACGATTACACTGCTTTCATAGCAAATAATAAAAGCATTACG GAGATAAAATCTTTTACAGAAACTCTTATCAAGCAATTAACGATAAACGTTGAGCGCATTCACAATTTAGGAGTAAACAAAGTAGCAATTGGTTTATTGGAACCTATTGGATGTTTGCCTCAAATAACTGTGGTAACTTTTCATCTTAGTTGCGTTGCTCCTTTAAATTCGGTAGCCCAAAATCACAATGAAGTATTGCTTCAAACTGTAAAACAACTTAACCAACAAGTTGGAAAATCGGTTTTCGTTACACTAGACCTCTACAATGCTTTCCTTTCTACCATTGAAATGATGCAGGAAAATCAAGAtg AAAACTTGAAACTGCTGAATCCATTATTAAAACCTTGTTGTAATGGAGATGGTTTTAAAAATTCTTGTGGAGTTGTGGATGATAAGGGAGAAAAGAAATATAGTTTATGTGATGAACCAGAGGCTTCATTCTTTTGGGACTATGTTCATCCTTCTCAAAATGGTTGGAATTCTGTCTACCAACAGTTGCAATCTTCTCTTGGTCAACTTATTGAAAAAATTAACATTTGA
- the LOC131613915 gene encoding GDSL esterase/lipase At5g03610-like isoform X1 — MYNTYFFSSMAKQTPPIITLLSLLILFFMISITTEGTEKSSYGYDSRKLFVFGDSYVDTGNFLNSPSYKPPYGITFPHHPSGRFSDGRVLTDYIAASSLNIKSPAPYSLRNSSDLQFGINFAYGGTGVFDTSLKGPNMTTQIDTFEELIKQNIYNKSEIDSSFALVSVAGNDYFQYFFKDGKSLKDVLVFGASIIKQLSINLKRIHSIGINKIAIGLQEPTGCLPVITKTYDKCNDTINLLFMKHNEMLLQAVEDLNKESESVFVATLDLYKSFLSVIETMQKNSTVENVLRPCCVPESSSYECGSVDERGQKKYSLCDKPELSFFWDAFHPTQNGWDAVYKMVRTSLSL; from the exons ATGTACAATACTTATTTTTTTTCATCAATGGCAAAGCAAACTCCACCAATCATCACGCTTCTCTCTTTGCTTATTCTCTTTTTCATGATATCAATAACTACAG AAGGGACTGAGAAGTCGTCATATGGGTACGACTCTAGAAAATTGTTTGTATTTGGAGACTCCTATGTTGACACAGGAAATTTTTTAAACTCGCCGTCTTATAAACCTCCGTATGGAATCACATTTCCTCATCATCCATCTGGAAGATTCTCCGATGGTCGCGTTCTCACCGATTATATTG CAGCTTCCTCTCTGAATATAAAATCTCCTGCACCATATTCATTGAGAAATTCATCTGATCTTCAATTTGGTATAAACTTTGCCTACGGAGGAACCGGTGTTTTCGATACATCTCTCAAAGGACCGAACATGACTACCCAAATCGACACATTTGAAGAGTTaatcaaacaaaatatatataataaatctgAGATTGATTCCTCATTTGCCCTAGTCAGTGTTGCTGGTAACGACTATTTTCAATATTTCTTTAAAGATGGGAAGAGCCTTAAG GATGTATTAGTATTCGGTGCTTCAATCATAAAGCAGTTGTCAATAAATCTTAAACGCATCCATAGCATCGGAATAAATAAAATAGCAATTGGATTGCAAGAGCCTACTGGGTGTTTGCCAGTAATAACTAAAACATATGATAAGTGCAATGACACTATTAACTTGCTCTTCATGAAGCACAACGAAATGTTACTCCAAGCTGTGGAAGATCTGAATAAAGAAAGCGAATCAGTTTTCGTCGCGACACTAGACCTCTACAAATCTTTTCTTTCCGTAATTGAAACAATGCAGAAAAACTCAACCGTGGAGAATGTGTTGCGACCGTGTTGTGTTCCAGAGAGTTCAAGTTATGAGTGCGGAAGTGTAGATGAGAGAGGACAAAAGAAATATAGTTTATGTGATAAACCGGAGCTTTCATTCTTTTGGGACGCTTTTCATCCTACTCAAAATGGCTGGGATGCTGTTTACAAGATGGTGCGAACTTCTCTGTCCCTATAA
- the LOC131613915 gene encoding GDSL esterase/lipase At5g03610-like isoform X3 — translation MYNTYFFSSMAKQTPPIITLLSLLILFFMISITTGTEKSSYGYDSRKLFVFGDSYVDTGNFLNSPSYKPPYGITFPHHPSGRFSDGRVLTDYIAASSLNIKSPAPYSLRNSSDLQFGINFAYGGTGVFDTSLKGPNMTTQIDTFEELIKQNIYNKSEIDSSFALVSVAGNDYFQYFFKDGKSLKDVLVFGASIIKQLSINLKRIHSIGINKIAIGLQEPTGCLPVITKTYDKCNDTINLLFMKHNEMLLQAVEDLNKESESVFVATLDLYKSFLSVIETMQKNSTVENVLRPCCVPESSSYECGSVDERGQKKYSLCDKPELSFFWDAFHPTQNGWDAVYKMVRTSLSL, via the exons ATGTACAATACTTATTTTTTTTCATCAATGGCAAAGCAAACTCCACCAATCATCACGCTTCTCTCTTTGCTTATTCTCTTTTTCATGATATCAATAACTACAG GGACTGAGAAGTCGTCATATGGGTACGACTCTAGAAAATTGTTTGTATTTGGAGACTCCTATGTTGACACAGGAAATTTTTTAAACTCGCCGTCTTATAAACCTCCGTATGGAATCACATTTCCTCATCATCCATCTGGAAGATTCTCCGATGGTCGCGTTCTCACCGATTATATTG CAGCTTCCTCTCTGAATATAAAATCTCCTGCACCATATTCATTGAGAAATTCATCTGATCTTCAATTTGGTATAAACTTTGCCTACGGAGGAACCGGTGTTTTCGATACATCTCTCAAAGGACCGAACATGACTACCCAAATCGACACATTTGAAGAGTTaatcaaacaaaatatatataataaatctgAGATTGATTCCTCATTTGCCCTAGTCAGTGTTGCTGGTAACGACTATTTTCAATATTTCTTTAAAGATGGGAAGAGCCTTAAG GATGTATTAGTATTCGGTGCTTCAATCATAAAGCAGTTGTCAATAAATCTTAAACGCATCCATAGCATCGGAATAAATAAAATAGCAATTGGATTGCAAGAGCCTACTGGGTGTTTGCCAGTAATAACTAAAACATATGATAAGTGCAATGACACTATTAACTTGCTCTTCATGAAGCACAACGAAATGTTACTCCAAGCTGTGGAAGATCTGAATAAAGAAAGCGAATCAGTTTTCGTCGCGACACTAGACCTCTACAAATCTTTTCTTTCCGTAATTGAAACAATGCAGAAAAACTCAACCGTGGAGAATGTGTTGCGACCGTGTTGTGTTCCAGAGAGTTCAAGTTATGAGTGCGGAAGTGTAGATGAGAGAGGACAAAAGAAATATAGTTTATGTGATAAACCGGAGCTTTCATTCTTTTGGGACGCTTTTCATCCTACTCAAAATGGCTGGGATGCTGTTTACAAGATGGTGCGAACTTCTCTGTCCCTATAA
- the LOC131613915 gene encoding GDSL esterase/lipase At5g03610-like isoform X2: MYNTYFFSSMAKQTPPIITLLSLLILFFMISITTEGTEKSSYGYDSRKLFVFGDSYVDTGNFLNSPSYKPPYGITFPHHPSGRFSDGRVLTDYIASSLNIKSPAPYSLRNSSDLQFGINFAYGGTGVFDTSLKGPNMTTQIDTFEELIKQNIYNKSEIDSSFALVSVAGNDYFQYFFKDGKSLKDVLVFGASIIKQLSINLKRIHSIGINKIAIGLQEPTGCLPVITKTYDKCNDTINLLFMKHNEMLLQAVEDLNKESESVFVATLDLYKSFLSVIETMQKNSTVENVLRPCCVPESSSYECGSVDERGQKKYSLCDKPELSFFWDAFHPTQNGWDAVYKMVRTSLSL, from the exons ATGTACAATACTTATTTTTTTTCATCAATGGCAAAGCAAACTCCACCAATCATCACGCTTCTCTCTTTGCTTATTCTCTTTTTCATGATATCAATAACTACAG AAGGGACTGAGAAGTCGTCATATGGGTACGACTCTAGAAAATTGTTTGTATTTGGAGACTCCTATGTTGACACAGGAAATTTTTTAAACTCGCCGTCTTATAAACCTCCGTATGGAATCACATTTCCTCATCATCCATCTGGAAGATTCTCCGATGGTCGCGTTCTCACCGATTATATTG CTTCCTCTCTGAATATAAAATCTCCTGCACCATATTCATTGAGAAATTCATCTGATCTTCAATTTGGTATAAACTTTGCCTACGGAGGAACCGGTGTTTTCGATACATCTCTCAAAGGACCGAACATGACTACCCAAATCGACACATTTGAAGAGTTaatcaaacaaaatatatataataaatctgAGATTGATTCCTCATTTGCCCTAGTCAGTGTTGCTGGTAACGACTATTTTCAATATTTCTTTAAAGATGGGAAGAGCCTTAAG GATGTATTAGTATTCGGTGCTTCAATCATAAAGCAGTTGTCAATAAATCTTAAACGCATCCATAGCATCGGAATAAATAAAATAGCAATTGGATTGCAAGAGCCTACTGGGTGTTTGCCAGTAATAACTAAAACATATGATAAGTGCAATGACACTATTAACTTGCTCTTCATGAAGCACAACGAAATGTTACTCCAAGCTGTGGAAGATCTGAATAAAGAAAGCGAATCAGTTTTCGTCGCGACACTAGACCTCTACAAATCTTTTCTTTCCGTAATTGAAACAATGCAGAAAAACTCAACCGTGGAGAATGTGTTGCGACCGTGTTGTGTTCCAGAGAGTTCAAGTTATGAGTGCGGAAGTGTAGATGAGAGAGGACAAAAGAAATATAGTTTATGTGATAAACCGGAGCTTTCATTCTTTTGGGACGCTTTTCATCCTACTCAAAATGGCTGGGATGCTGTTTACAAGATGGTGCGAACTTCTCTGTCCCTATAA